The nucleotide sequence GTCTTGGGGCGCGCCACCCACGTAGGGCCCATTGGCTCTGGGCAACTGGCCAAACTTGCAAACCAAATGATTGTGGGCATCACTATCGGTGCGGTGGCTGAAGCCCTGTTGATGTGCGAAAAAGGCGGGGCCGATATGGCCAAGGTCAAAGAAGCCATTACCGGCGGCTTTGCCGACAGTCGCATTTTGCAAGTACATGGCCAGCGCATGATTGAGCGCGACTTCAGCCCCAGAGGCCGCATGTCCGTGCAAGTGAAGGACCTGCGCAATGCGCTCGCCACGGCCCAAGAAATTGGATTTGATGCGCCCATCACGGGCTTGTTTGAACGCCTGTATGCCCAGGGCATTGACCATGGCTTGGCGGACTTGGACCATGCGGGCTTGTTTGTGGAACTGGCAAGCCGCAACGGCATGACCTAACTGCCTACCTACACCCCTGCTCTTGCCGGGATGTACAGACGAAAAAAAAGGCCTCTTACGAGGCCTTTTGACTACGCCAACGCAGAATTAATCTGCATTGCGTGCTGGGCGCTTCTTGGCATCACGGGGCACAAACACTTTGCCACCATTGCCAGGCTTAGCAAAGCCAGTGGGCTTGCCAAATGCAGGCTTGCGGGCCGCAAAGTCGCCACGGGGAGCACCAAAGTCACCACGGGGAGCAAAGTCACCGCGCTCGCCGCGGGGGGCGAAGTCTGTGCGTTCTGCACGAGGAGCGAAGTCACCGCGGGGAGCGGAGAAGTTTCCACGGGGAGCGCCACCAAAATCACCGCGCGGGGCAAAGTCGCCACGAGGAGCGGGAGCGCCGCCGCCGGCAAAGCGGTCATTGAAACCGCCCTTGCGTTCGTAGCTAAAGCCTTCGCGGGCACCGCCATCACGTCCGCCACCAAAACCACCGCGTCCGCCGCCACCACCGAAGCCGCCTTCACGTGGGCCACCACGGCCACGGGGAGCTGCATCACGGCGACCACCGCCGCCGCCAAAACTGGAGCGTGCGTCAGGGATACGTTGCTGGGGTTCCATACCAGGAATGACTTCGGCCTTGATAGGCTGGCGTGTGAATGCTTCGATGTCGAAAATTTTGCGACGATCGCGAATTTCTGCGAAAGTGGCCGCGATACCGTCACGCCCCGCGCGGCCGGTACGACCAATGCGGTGGGTGTAGTCTTCGGCCTTCATCGGCAAGCCAAAATTGAACACGTGGGTGATGGTGGGCACGTCAATACCACGGGCTGCCACATCGGTCGCCACCAAGATTTGCACTTGGCCTTGGCGCAGTGCCATCAAGCGGCGGTTACGCAAACCTTGGCTCAAAGCGCCATGCAATGCCACGGCAGAAAAGCCGTCTTGTTGCAAGTCGTTGGCCAAACCATCGCACTCGATTTGGGTGCTGGCAAAAACAATCGCTTGGTTGATGGTGGTGTCACGCAACCAGTGGTCCAAGAGCTTGCGCTTGTGCTGTGCGTTGTCGGCCCAGAACAAGACTTGCTTGATGTTGGAATGCTTTTCTTGCGGGCTGTCGATAGTGACACGTTGTGGGTCACGCATCACACGGGCTGCCAACTGTTGAATGCGCGGCGCAAAAGTTGCGCTGAACATCATGGTTTGCTTGCGGCCAATGGTTAGCTGGTTGATTTCGGCCAAGTCATCGGCAAAGCCCAAGTCCAACATGCGGTCGGCTTCGTCTACTACCAAGAACTGGACTTGGTCCAACTTGATTTGCATGGAACGTTGCAGATCCAACAAACGGCCGGGGGTTGCAACGACCAGATTAGCGTTTTGCAGCTTGGCGATTTGCAACTGGTAAGGCATGCCGCCCACGATGTTGGCTACGCGCAGACCACGGCAGTGTTGTACCAAGTCAATGGCGTCGTGCGCCACTTGCTGCGCCAATTCGCGGGTAGGGCAAACAATCAAAGCACCGGGAACAGCGGCTTTGAAGTTACGTGGATTGGTGGGGTCTTGGCGCTTAGGACGCTTAGGAGCAGGTTCACCCTTGGCAGCCGCTTCAGCCACGGCTGCTTCATAGTCGCTGCGCTCTTTGGCTTCAGCTTCTGCCATTTGCGTCAACAAGGTGTGCAACACGGGCAGCAAAAATGCTGCAGTCTTGCCGCTACCCGTTTGGCTAGAGACCATCAAGTCAATGAACTTGTTGGTTTGCGCGCTGTCAGCACTGGCAGGCAAAGCCATAGGAATGACTTTTTGCTGCACGGTGGTGGGTTGGGTGTAGCCCAAATCTTTGACGGCGCGAATCAGTTCAGGCACCAAGCCCAACTCAACGAAACCGTTAGGTACTTCTTCAACTTCCACCGCATCGACCATTTCGGTCACGGTTGCTTGAGTCGTTGTAGAGGAAAAGTTTTCAGCAGGCGTGAATTCGCCGGCCACTTCAAAAGTGTCAGTCATAGTTTTCTCATACGCGAGCACCGCAGGTTGTGCGATTGCTCCGTTAATGGTTAAAAAACATCAACCATCAAACGGAACCGGCTCTGACTCAACTTGAGTTCTATCAGCGCAGGGGGCCCTTTGTTGCCGGCTTGCAGTGCAAACCAACGATGGACCCAGTGAATGAAGGGAGATGTACAAATATGCACTACAGCTTGTAGCGCAGCCCAAGAGTATAACTCGAATTCGGGTTTCTACCTAATTCTTTTTAAAACCAAGCCCTAGTCTAGCTTTAGAAAGTGTTCGCGGTAGTGCGCCAATTCGTCAATCGACTCCTCCACATCCGCCAAGGCAGTGTGCCGTTGCTTCTTTTTAAAAGAAGCTGCAACCTCAGGGCGCCAGCGTTTAGCCAACTCTTTGAGGGTGCTGACATCAATATTGCGGTAGTGAAAAAAAGCCTCCAGTTTAGGCATGTACTTCACTAAAAACCTGCGGTCTTGGCTGATCGTATTTCCACACATCGGTGAGGTATTCGGTGGCACATACTGCGCCAAAAATGCGATCAACTGTTCTTGAGCGTGTTCTTCAGTCATCGTTGAAGCTTTGACTTTATCGATCAAGCCACTTTTGCCATGGGTACCTTTGTTCCATGCGTCCATGGTGTCCAGTTGGGCCTCAGACTGGTGGAGCACGAACACGGGGCCTTCAATGCGTATGACTAGGTGTGGATCCGTCACAATGACTGCGATCTC is from Rhodoferax aquaticus and encodes:
- a CDS encoding DEAD/DEAH box helicase, which encodes MTDTFEVAGEFTPAENFSSTTTQATVTEMVDAVEVEEVPNGFVELGLVPELIRAVKDLGYTQPTTVQQKVIPMALPASADSAQTNKFIDLMVSSQTGSGKTAAFLLPVLHTLLTQMAEAEAKERSDYEAAVAEAAAKGEPAPKRPKRQDPTNPRNFKAAVPGALIVCPTRELAQQVAHDAIDLVQHCRGLRVANIVGGMPYQLQIAKLQNANLVVATPGRLLDLQRSMQIKLDQVQFLVVDEADRMLDLGFADDLAEINQLTIGRKQTMMFSATFAPRIQQLAARVMRDPQRVTIDSPQEKHSNIKQVLFWADNAQHKRKLLDHWLRDTTINQAIVFASTQIECDGLANDLQQDGFSAVALHGALSQGLRNRRLMALRQGQVQILVATDVAARGIDVPTITHVFNFGLPMKAEDYTHRIGRTGRAGRDGIAATFAEIRDRRKIFDIEAFTRQPIKAEVIPGMEPQQRIPDARSSFGGGGGRRDAAPRGRGGPREGGFGGGGGRGGFGGGRDGGAREGFSYERKGGFNDRFAGGGAPAPRGDFAPRGDFGGAPRGNFSAPRGDFAPRAERTDFAPRGERGDFAPRGDFGAPRGDFAARKPAFGKPTGFAKPGNGGKVFVPRDAKKRPARNAD
- the orn gene encoding oligoribonuclease, which encodes MEANITSLGKAAQNLIWLDCEMTGLDPETDRILEIAVIVTDPHLVIRIEGPVFVLHQSEAQLDTMDAWNKGTHGKSGLIDKVKASTMTEEHAQEQLIAFLAQYVPPNTSPMCGNTISQDRRFLVKYMPKLEAFFHYRNIDVSTLKELAKRWRPEVAASFKKKQRHTALADVEESIDELAHYREHFLKLD